In Salmo salar chromosome ssa15, Ssal_v3.1, whole genome shotgun sequence, one genomic interval encodes:
- the LOC106572750 gene encoding keratin, type II cytoskeletal cochleal — MSISYKSSGSMSGGFGSSRGFSSGGGGGGGSVRKSFSSFSSSAVPMGSSRMSSSSVRRSVGGSGGGGFGLGGGGGVSSYSYRSGGGGMGGGMGGGGGGGGFGMGGGGGGFGLGGGGGGFGMGGGGGGFGMGGGGGGFGMGGGGGFAPITAVTVNTSLLAPLNLAIDPNIQTVRTQEKEQIKGLNNRFASFIDKVRFLEQQNKMLETKWSLLQDQTTTRSNIDAMFEAYIANLRRQLDGLGGEKVKLEGELMNMQGLVEDFKNKYEDEINKRASVENEFVLLKKDVDGAYMNKVELEARVDSLQDEINFLRAIYEAELSELQGQIKDTSVVVEMDNSRNLDMDSIVAEVRAQYEDIANRSRAEAESWYKQKFEEMQSTAGQHGDDLRNTKAEMAELNRMISRLQNEIENVKGQRANLENQIAEAEERGEMAVKDAKLRIRDLEDALQRAKQDMARQVREYQELMNVKLALDIEIATYRKLLEGEESRITGGGTGGGIATIHVQTSSSGGGGGGGFGMGGGGGGGGGGFGYGGGSGMSMKSSSGFGMSSGGGSGFGMGGGGGSGFGMGGGGGSGFSMSGGGGGVSMSHSSKTSSSRRF; from the exons ATGAGCATCAGTTACAAGAGCAGTGGCAGCATGAGCGGAGGCTTCGGCTCCAGCAGAGGATTCAGCTCCGGCGGAGGTGGCGGCGGCGGGAGTGTGAGGAAGAGCTTCTCCAGCTTCTCCTCTTCAGCAGTTCCCATGGGCTCCAGCCGTATGAGCAGCTCGTCGGTTAGACGCTCTGTAGGCGGCAGTGGTGGAGGAGGCTTCGGCCTGGGCGGTGGTGGAGGAGTCTCCAGCTACAGCtacaggagtggtggtggaggcATGGGCGGTGGCATGGGCGGTGGCGGTGGAGGTGGAGGCTTCGGCATGGGCGGCGGCGGTGGAGGCTTCGGCCTGGGCGGCGGCGGTGGAGGCTTCGGCATGGGTGGCGGCGGTGGAGGCTTCGGCATGGGTGGTGGCGGTGGAGGCTTCGGCATGGGTGGCGGCGGTGGCTTTGCCCCAATCACAGCTGTCACAGTCAACACAAGCCTGCTAGCCCCCCTCAACCTGGCGATCGACCCCAACATCCAGACCGTCCGTACCCAAGAGAAAGAACAGATCAAGGGCCTCAACAACCGCTTCGCCTCCTTCATTGACAAG GTACGCTTCCTGGAACAGCAGAACAAGATGCTGGAGACCAAGTGGAGCCTCCTGCAGGACCAGACCACCACACGCTCCAACATCGATGCCATGTTCGAGGCCTATATCGCCAACCTGCGCAGACAGCTGGACGGCCTGGGAGGAGAGAAGGTCAAGCTGGAAGGAGAGCTGATGAACATGCAGGGTCTGGTGGAGGACTTCAAGAACAA ATATGAAGATGAAATCAACAAGCGTGCCTCAGTGGAGAATGAGTTTGTCCTCCTCAAGAAGGATGTTGATGGCGCCTACATGAACAAGGTTGAGCTGGAGGCCAGGGTCGACTCCCTTCAGGATGAGATCAACTTCCTCAGGGCCATCTATGAAGCG gagctgAGTGAGCTGCAGGGACAGATCAAGGACACCTCAGTGGTGGTTGAGATGGACAACAGCCGTAACCTGGACATGGACTCCATCGTGGCTGAAGTGCGTGCCCAGTATGAGGACATCGCCAACCGCAGCAGAGCTGAGGCCGAGTCATGGTACAAGCAGAAG TTTGAAGAGATGCAGTCCACTGCAGGACAACATGGTGATGATCTGCGCAACACCAAGGCAGAGATGGCCGAGCTGAACCGCATGATCAGCCGTCTCCAAAACGAGATCGAAAACGTCAAAGGACAG CGTGCCAACCTGGAGAACCAGATCGCTGAGGCTGAGGAGCGCGGGGAGATGGCGGTGAAGGACGCCAAGCTCCGCATCAGGGACCTGGAGGATGCCCTCCAGAGAGCCAAGCAGGACATGGCCCGGCAGGTGCGCGAGTACCAGGAGCTGATGAACGTCAAACTTGCCCTGGACATTGAGATCGCCACCTACAGGAAACtactggaaggagaggagagcag GATTACCGGAGGTGGAACTGGAGGTGGAATTGCAACCATCCACGTACAGACCTCCAGCAGCGGCGGTGGTGGCG GCGGTGGATTCGgcatgggtggtggtggtggaggcggTGGAGGTGGCTTCGGATATGGCGGTGGCAGTGGCATGTCCATGAAAAGCAGCAGCGGCTTCGGCATGAGCAGCGGTGGCGGCAGTGGATTCGGCATGGGCGGCGGTGGCGGCAGTGGATTCGGCATGGGCGGCGGTGGCGGCAGTGGATTCAGCATgagcggcggcggtggtggtgtcTCCATGTCCCATTCCTCCAAGACCTCCTCATCCAGACGCTTCTAA